A single window of Treponema primitia ZAS-1 DNA harbors:
- a CDS encoding YggT family protein, which yields MAGIMNILGGITSLYMILIFIRIMLTWFTGANYGKAYHLLSGITDPYLNWFRRFSFLRVANLDLTPVVALALLTVVNNIFLTLGRYGTLTIGIILSMLCSVLWSVVSFVLSFFIIFLVLRLIAYLANRDVYHGFWRIIDTVSQPILYRINRMIFGRRLVRFMTGILTSIGVLLALRVGLELLVRFVLDLLVRLPF from the coding sequence ATGGCCGGAATAATGAACATACTGGGGGGGATCACCAGCCTTTACATGATCCTCATCTTTATCCGTATCATGCTTACCTGGTTTACCGGGGCAAATTACGGCAAGGCGTACCATCTTTTAAGCGGCATCACCGACCCCTACCTTAACTGGTTTCGCCGTTTCTCCTTCCTCCGGGTAGCCAATCTGGATTTAACTCCCGTCGTAGCCTTAGCGCTCCTGACGGTGGTGAACAATATTTTTCTTACCCTGGGCCGCTACGGTACCCTTACCATTGGTATTATCCTTTCCATGCTGTGTTCCGTCCTCTGGTCCGTGGTTTCCTTTGTCCTGAGTTTCTTTATCATTTTCCTGGTACTGCGGCTTATCGCCTACCTTGCCAACCGGGATGTGTACCACGGTTTCTGGCGGATCATCGACACGGTCTCCCAACCCATACTGTACCGCATTAACCGGATGATTTTTGGGAGACGGCTGGTACGGTTCATGACCGGTATCCTCACTTCTATTGGGGTTCTGCTGGCTCTCCGGGTCGGGTTGGAACTGCTGGTCCGGTTTGTACTGGATCTTCTGGTCCGGCTCCCCTTCTAA
- the dnaE gene encoding DNA polymerase III subunit alpha, translated as MTDFVHLHVHSDFSLLDGAASVEALAAKAASLGMKHLAITDHGNMFGALKFRNACLGDKDHPLDRAPVHPIIGSEFYMAPGSRTERKGGENGNKYYHLILLATNEEGYRNLMKLSSYSYTQGFYYKPRIDRELLEKYYAGLICLSACLAGEIPSLILRGQIQEAEKTALWFNSLFGQDNFYLEVQDHRIKEQRQVNPIIAEIAGRTGIPLVATNDIHYIEKEDAVAQDLLLCIGTQAKRGDEKRMRFETDEFYFKTGDEMAALFPEAQYPGAIVNTVRIAERCKTEIPSPGPLLPDFEIPTGYANADEYLRQQTMEGLEKRYPAMGTEVAQRAEYELGVIISMGFTGYFLIVADFINWAKEHDIPVGPGRGSGAGSIVAYALRITNNDPIKYKLLFERFLNPERISMPDFDVDFANEGRQDVIDYVTEKYGKEKVGQIITFGTMKAKAAVKDVARALDISIDESNMLTKLIPEDPKMTLKKAFEQEPRLRELEQDPKYQELFAMARKLEGKNRNSSIHASGIVIGKTDLTDYVPLYQDKSGVAASQYTMDLIEPQGLVKMDFLGLKTLDLIDHSVKLIRRRGGEYADFDIETISEIGTAESDAVFKMLGEGKSYGVFQFESEGMQKVLKDAQPTSIEDLIALNALYRPGPMDNIPQFIASKHGRQSIVYPDPSLEDILKETYGVIVYQEQVMQVAQIIAGYSLGQADILRRAMGKKKREILDKEKVPFIAGALKRGFKEADADRIFEILAPFAGYGFNKSHAAAYAVLAYQTAYLKANFPVEFMAANMSNEISSVDKLPLYIDEARRMGISIDPPDVNRSDRLFTVVDGRIVYGFVGIKGLGDASAEEIINCRKDGSYKNFIDFLDRVNIKTVGKKVVEILVKTGAFDAFGQTRQTLLLNMEMAVEHAQSKKADRELGQASLFEDTDEQAYPDYQFTIHPEMDRMEKLNIEKELIGFYFSGHPMDDYREAWEQFVKLDLSDTDKALERDYTLIGILKTLKPYTNKSGKSMAFGSLSDYRGEIDLVFFEKTWESCRDRIAVGDTVAIKGRLDKQRGSPSLRVDSLLPGDRLKIKEDLLEYCSSAGSSSGNFAGSGASGGSDTSGAAVSRGSGASGGTAGHVPENFTEDLTLLDNYKDAWEQFVKLDLSKPEAASEGEYTLIGILTRLNPILTKKDNKPMAFGSLTDYRGEIDLVFFPSTWEFNRDNVEENRCIAVKGKLDKSREKLSFQVSSVLELGKLRRKAAKINDGAETSPAVPAGPSYRELHIRLDKKAAEREENLFPLRDYLYGSSGSCSVFIHVPILEDEAVIRTAAQITASAEASCIEALTLCTGVVEVWPE; from the coding sequence ATGACCGATTTTGTTCACCTCCATGTCCATTCCGACTTTTCTTTATTAGACGGCGCCGCCTCGGTAGAAGCCCTGGCCGCCAAGGCAGCGTCCCTGGGGATGAAACATTTGGCTATCACGGACCACGGCAATATGTTCGGAGCCCTGAAGTTCCGTAACGCCTGTTTGGGCGACAAGGACCACCCCTTGGACCGCGCACCGGTACATCCCATTATCGGCAGCGAATTTTACATGGCCCCGGGGTCCCGGACCGAGCGGAAGGGCGGCGAGAACGGGAACAAGTACTACCATCTGATCCTCCTTGCTACCAACGAAGAGGGATACCGGAACCTCATGAAGCTTTCATCCTATTCGTATACCCAGGGGTTCTACTATAAGCCCCGAATCGACCGGGAGTTGCTGGAAAAATACTATGCCGGGCTTATCTGTCTTTCCGCCTGTCTGGCGGGGGAAATTCCCAGTCTGATCCTTCGGGGGCAGATCCAGGAGGCGGAAAAAACCGCACTCTGGTTTAACAGCCTCTTTGGGCAGGACAATTTTTACCTGGAAGTTCAGGATCACCGTATTAAGGAGCAAAGGCAGGTAAACCCCATAATCGCCGAAATTGCCGGGCGTACCGGCATCCCGCTGGTGGCCACTAACGATATCCACTATATAGAAAAGGAAGATGCCGTTGCCCAGGATCTGCTCCTTTGCATCGGTACCCAGGCGAAGCGGGGGGATGAAAAGCGCATGCGCTTTGAAACTGACGAGTTTTACTTCAAAACCGGGGACGAAATGGCAGCCCTGTTCCCGGAAGCCCAATACCCTGGCGCTATCGTCAATACGGTGCGGATCGCCGAGCGCTGTAAAACCGAGATTCCCAGCCCGGGACCCCTGCTGCCGGATTTTGAAATTCCTACGGGATACGCCAATGCGGATGAATACCTGCGGCAGCAGACCATGGAGGGGCTGGAAAAACGGTATCCCGCTATGGGCACTGAAGTTGCCCAGCGGGCGGAATATGAGCTTGGGGTCATTATCTCCATGGGCTTTACGGGCTACTTCCTCATCGTGGCGGATTTTATCAATTGGGCCAAGGAGCATGATATCCCAGTGGGGCCTGGGCGTGGTTCCGGGGCGGGCTCCATTGTGGCCTACGCCCTGCGGATTACCAACAACGACCCTATTAAGTACAAGCTGCTCTTTGAGCGTTTCCTCAACCCTGAACGGATATCCATGCCCGACTTTGACGTGGACTTTGCCAATGAGGGCCGTCAGGATGTGATCGACTATGTGACTGAAAAATACGGCAAGGAAAAGGTGGGGCAGATTATCACCTTTGGTACCATGAAGGCTAAGGCTGCAGTTAAAGATGTGGCCCGGGCGCTGGACATAAGCATTGACGAGTCCAACATGCTGACCAAGCTTATCCCGGAAGACCCTAAGATGACCCTGAAAAAAGCCTTTGAGCAGGAGCCCCGGCTGCGGGAACTGGAACAGGACCCTAAGTATCAGGAACTTTTTGCCATGGCCCGCAAGCTGGAGGGGAAGAACCGCAATTCCAGCATCCATGCTTCGGGGATCGTGATCGGGAAAACCGATTTGACCGACTATGTGCCCCTGTATCAGGATAAGAGCGGCGTTGCGGCGAGCCAGTACACCATGGACCTGATTGAACCCCAGGGTCTGGTAAAGATGGATTTTTTAGGACTTAAAACCCTGGACCTTATTGACCATTCGGTAAAACTTATCCGCCGCCGGGGTGGTGAATATGCGGACTTTGACATCGAAACCATAAGCGAGATCGGAACGGCGGAGTCCGATGCGGTTTTTAAAATGTTGGGGGAGGGGAAGAGCTACGGGGTGTTCCAGTTTGAATCTGAGGGAATGCAGAAGGTCCTTAAGGATGCCCAGCCCACCAGTATTGAAGACCTTATCGCCTTAAACGCCTTATATAGGCCGGGGCCTATGGATAATATCCCCCAGTTTATCGCTTCCAAACACGGCCGCCAGTCCATCGTCTATCCCGATCCCAGCCTGGAAGACATTTTGAAAGAGACCTATGGGGTTATCGTCTATCAGGAACAGGTCATGCAGGTGGCGCAGATCATTGCAGGGTACAGCCTAGGGCAGGCAGATATACTGCGCAGGGCTATGGGAAAGAAGAAACGGGAAATACTGGACAAGGAAAAGGTTCCCTTCATTGCCGGGGCGCTTAAGCGGGGCTTTAAAGAGGCGGACGCGGACCGGATATTCGAAATCCTGGCGCCCTTCGCCGGCTATGGGTTTAACAAGAGCCATGCTGCGGCCTATGCGGTGCTGGCCTATCAAACCGCGTACCTTAAGGCGAATTTTCCGGTGGAATTTATGGCCGCCAATATGTCCAATGAAATTTCCAGCGTGGATAAGCTCCCCCTCTATATCGATGAGGCCCGGCGTATGGGAATTTCCATTGATCCCCCGGACGTCAACCGTTCGGACCGGCTTTTCACCGTGGTGGATGGCCGCATTGTTTACGGCTTTGTGGGCATTAAGGGCCTGGGGGACGCTTCCGCAGAGGAGATTATAAACTGCCGCAAAGACGGCTCCTACAAGAATTTTATAGATTTCCTTGACCGGGTGAACATTAAAACGGTGGGTAAAAAGGTGGTGGAGATCCTCGTTAAGACCGGAGCCTTCGATGCCTTTGGCCAGACCAGACAGACACTGCTGCTGAATATGGAAATGGCGGTGGAACATGCCCAGAGCAAAAAGGCGGACAGGGAGCTGGGACAGGCCAGTCTCTTTGAGGATACGGACGAACAGGCCTACCCGGATTACCAGTTTACGATCCACCCGGAAATGGACCGCATGGAAAAGCTCAATATCGAAAAGGAACTTATCGGTTTTTATTTTTCCGGCCACCCCATGGATGATTACAGGGAGGCCTGGGAACAGTTTGTAAAGCTGGATCTCTCCGATACCGACAAGGCCCTCGAAAGGGATTATACCCTGATAGGGATATTGAAGACCCTGAAACCCTACACCAATAAGAGCGGCAAGTCTATGGCCTTTGGGTCCCTTTCGGATTACCGGGGCGAAATAGATTTGGTGTTTTTTGAAAAAACATGGGAAAGCTGCCGCGACAGGATTGCTGTGGGGGATACTGTTGCCATTAAGGGCCGTCTGGATAAACAGCGTGGCAGTCCAAGCCTGCGGGTAGATTCGTTACTCCCCGGGGATCGGCTTAAAATAAAAGAAGACCTTTTGGAATACTGTTCCTCCGCAGGCAGCTCTTCGGGAAACTTCGCCGGAAGCGGCGCTTCTGGAGGAAGTGATACTTCCGGGGCTGCCGTCTCCCGTGGAAGCGGCGCTTCCGGCGGAACTGCCGGTCATGTTCCGGAAAATTTTACGGAAGATCTGACGCTCCTGGATAATTATAAGGACGCCTGGGAACAGTTTGTAAAGCTGGACCTCTCAAAGCCGGAGGCCGCCTCCGAAGGGGAGTATACCCTGATAGGGATACTGACACGCCTCAACCCCATACTGACTAAGAAGGATAATAAGCCCATGGCTTTTGGATCCCTTACCGATTACCGGGGCGAAATAGATCTGGTCTTTTTTCCAAGTACCTGGGAATTCAACCGGGACAATGTTGAAGAAAATCGTTGTATTGCGGTTAAGGGAAAACTGGACAAGAGCCGGGAGAAATTGAGCTTCCAGGTAAGTTCGGTGCTTGAACTAGGAAAGCTCAGGCGAAAGGCCGCTAAAATAAACGATGGGGCCGAAACATCTCCTGCCGTTCCTGCGGGGCCTTCCTATCGGGAACTGCATATACGGCTGGATAAGAAGGCGGCGGAACGGGAGGAGAACCTTTTCCCCCTGCGGGATTATCTCTATGGAAGTTCCGGTTCCTGTTCGGTTTTTATCCACGTTCCTATTTTAGAGGACGAGGCGGTGATCCGTACCGCCGCCCAAATTACTGCATCTGCGGAGGCTTCTTGTATTGAAGCCCTAACCCTTTGTACCGGAGTTGTCGAAGTATGGCCGGAATAA
- the thyX gene encoding FAD-dependent thymidylate synthase, whose product MAHCVVPEAEAILDKEYSVLDKGFIRLVDYLGGDERVVQSARVSYGEGTKSYREDAGLIDYLLRHRHTSPFEQIALTFHIKMPIFVARQWIRHRTAKLNEISGRYSVMKDDFYVPAPGDVALQSTDNKQGRSEETLNGGAVEKVRSSLGEEQKHAYGEYTALIDQGIARELARINLPLSLYTELYWQIDLHNLFHFLELRLDVHAQKEIRLYAEVLLEITKKVAPRCCESFERHLFGGVSFSKEEFAELKRRLDGNSASGSGLSGKALERFEEKIRSGKQA is encoded by the coding sequence ATGGCTCATTGCGTAGTTCCGGAAGCGGAAGCTATTTTAGATAAGGAATACTCCGTTTTGGACAAGGGGTTTATACGCCTGGTGGATTATCTGGGGGGGGATGAGCGGGTGGTGCAGTCCGCCCGGGTTTCCTACGGCGAGGGGACCAAGAGTTATCGGGAAGATGCGGGGCTCATCGACTACCTGCTCCGGCACCGACATACCAGCCCCTTTGAACAGATTGCCCTGACGTTCCACATAAAGATGCCCATCTTTGTAGCCCGCCAGTGGATACGTCACCGGACGGCCAAGCTGAACGAGATTTCCGGTCGTTATTCGGTGATGAAGGACGACTTTTATGTTCCTGCTCCCGGGGATGTTGCACTCCAGAGTACGGACAATAAACAGGGCCGCTCGGAAGAAACCCTGAATGGGGGGGCGGTGGAAAAGGTGCGCTCCTCCCTGGGTGAGGAGCAGAAACACGCCTACGGGGAGTATACGGCGCTGATCGACCAGGGCATAGCCCGGGAATTGGCCCGGATCAACCTGCCCTTGTCCTTATATACCGAATTGTACTGGCAGATTGATCTTCATAACCTGTTCCATTTTCTGGAACTCCGGCTGGACGTTCATGCCCAGAAGGAAATCCGCCTTTACGCCGAGGTTTTGTTGGAAATCACCAAAAAGGTGGCACCCCGGTGCTGCGAATCCTTTGAACGGCATCTCTTTGGGGGGGTGAGCTTCTCCAAGGAGGAATTCGCCGAGCTAAAAAGGCGCCTTGATGGTAATTCCGCTTCCGGGAGCGGTCTGAGCGGTAAGGCGCTGGAACGGTTTGAAGAGAAGATCCGTAGTGGAAAACAGGCATAA
- a CDS encoding type II toxin-antitoxin system prevent-host-death family antitoxin produces the protein MPVIKKSADLRNKYSEISAFCHKYMEPIFITKNGEGDLAVMSIETYEALSGKNELYKLLQEGIDDIKNGRTLTEAEIIKNMDTALGK, from the coding sequence ATGCCGGTTATAAAGAAAAGCGCCGATTTACGAAATAAGTATAGTGAAATTTCCGCATTTTGCCATAAATACATGGAACCAATATTTATAACTAAAAATGGTGAGGGGGATCTTGCTGTAATGAGTATAGAAACATATGAAGCGTTATCAGGGAAAAACGAATTGTATAAATTACTTCAGGAAGGAATAGATGATATAAAAAATGGAAGAACATTAACGGAGGCCGAGATTATCAAAAATATGGATACTGCATTGGGAAAATAA
- a CDS encoding nucleotidyltransferase family protein: MKGPILVVLAAGMGSRYGGLKQMDRIGKSGEVLLDFSVFDAKRAGFTKIVFIIRHDIEKDFREIVLSRIKDHIECELAFQDLDTLIPADVLAKSREIGRTKPWGTAHALLCARDKIDAPFTVLNADDFYGREAFAAMGKYLADPAITDGAIVPFRLESTLSPQGTVTRGVCEVTQGYLSSVDELKSIEKKDGKIFNTGSDGARQDLAADTPVSMNFWGFPVSIFPKLQNYFDDFLKTSGSELKSECYLPLAADWFIKKGFLKIKVLKADSEWFGVTYKEDREAAVNRIAELVSQGVYPASLW, encoded by the coding sequence ATGAAAGGACCAATTTTAGTCGTATTAGCCGCCGGTATGGGAAGCCGTTATGGCGGGCTTAAACAAATGGACCGGATAGGGAAGAGCGGTGAAGTGCTGCTGGACTTTTCGGTGTTCGATGCCAAACGGGCGGGGTTTACCAAGATTGTGTTTATTATCCGCCACGATATCGAAAAGGATTTCAGGGAAATTGTTTTGAGCCGGATCAAGGACCATATCGAATGTGAGCTGGCCTTCCAGGATCTGGACACCCTTATCCCGGCGGATGTTCTGGCGAAAAGCCGGGAAATAGGCCGGACCAAACCCTGGGGAACCGCCCATGCTCTGCTCTGCGCCCGGGACAAAATCGACGCCCCCTTCACGGTGCTTAATGCGGATGACTTTTACGGCCGGGAGGCCTTTGCGGCTATGGGAAAATATTTGGCGGATCCCGCTATCACCGACGGCGCCATTGTGCCCTTCCGGCTGGAGAGTACCCTCAGCCCCCAGGGTACGGTTACCCGCGGAGTCTGCGAGGTGACCCAAGGCTATCTTTCCTCGGTGGATGAACTTAAGTCTATCGAAAAAAAGGACGGCAAGATTTTCAACACCGGTTCTGATGGGGCGCGGCAGGATCTTGCTGCGGATACCCCGGTATCCATGAACTTCTGGGGCTTCCCGGTGAGTATCTTCCCAAAACTGCAAAACTATTTTGATGATTTTCTTAAGACCTCGGGTTCGGAGCTGAAGAGCGAATGTTACCTCCCCCTCGCGGCGGACTGGTTCATAAAAAAAGGGTTCCTCAAAATTAAGGTTCTCAAGGCGGATTCCGAATGGTTCGGGGTTACTTATAAAGAGGATCGGGAAGCTGCGGTTAACCGTATTGCGGAACTGGTTTCCCAGGGGGTTTACCCGGCATCGCTTTGGTAA
- a CDS encoding P-loop NTPase translates to MRIIPIASGKGGVGKSMVAANLAVAFAQAGQRVILADLDLGASNLHLVIGYQAPQLGIGTFLNDPRSDFSKVVANTDIPNLKFIPGDMEIPGTANLKTSQRQALVKRLLSLNADILILDLGAGTHQSILDFFLLSGQGIIVSAPTVTATLNAYVFLKNTIFRIMYTAFAKETKAYNYLEKLRKEGSGLQRLYLPKMLQEIKKIDGKSYNKFKAHVDRLHPRLIMNMVQDPKDADIATKIRRSCEIYLDLKIEHLGVVYRDSIQDTSLASRMPVTIYKPQAVISQAIYRIADKILQSDEDHFTLTDEEINETFQEATVEAEIDFENKMEYVEELMHSGALSQGDLIETVKTQQIEISKLKKENNFLKYTLSNAMQKGFKP, encoded by the coding sequence ATGCGTATCATTCCAATCGCCAGCGGCAAGGGCGGAGTCGGCAAATCCATGGTAGCGGCCAATCTTGCGGTAGCCTTTGCCCAGGCGGGTCAGCGGGTCATTCTGGCGGATCTTGACCTGGGGGCGTCGAACCTCCATCTGGTCATTGGCTACCAGGCCCCCCAGCTGGGTATCGGGACTTTTCTCAACGATCCCCGTTCGGATTTTTCCAAGGTTGTAGCCAATACGGACATACCCAACCTCAAGTTCATTCCCGGGGATATGGAAATCCCCGGAACCGCTAACCTCAAGACCAGCCAACGCCAGGCCCTGGTTAAGCGGCTCCTATCCCTGAACGCAGACATCCTGATCCTCGATTTAGGAGCCGGGACCCATCAGTCTATCCTGGATTTCTTCCTCCTCTCCGGCCAGGGGATCATCGTCTCCGCCCCAACGGTAACCGCCACCTTGAACGCCTACGTGTTCCTCAAGAATACTATCTTCCGGATCATGTACACCGCCTTTGCCAAGGAAACCAAGGCCTACAACTACCTGGAAAAACTCCGCAAGGAAGGTTCCGGGCTGCAGCGGCTCTACCTGCCCAAGATGCTTCAGGAAATTAAGAAGATCGACGGTAAGTCCTACAATAAGTTTAAGGCCCATGTGGATCGCCTCCACCCCCGGTTGATCATGAATATGGTTCAGGACCCCAAGGATGCGGATATTGCCACGAAGATACGCCGGTCCTGCGAGATATACCTGGATCTTAAAATTGAACACCTGGGGGTTGTATACCGGGACTCCATACAGGATACCAGTCTTGCCTCCAGGATGCCCGTAACTATTTATAAACCCCAGGCAGTCATTTCCCAGGCCATCTACCGCATTGCCGACAAGATCCTCCAGTCCGACGAGGACCACTTTACCCTGACCGATGAGGAAATCAACGAAACGTTCCAGGAAGCTACGGTAGAAGCGGAGATCGACTTTGAAAACAAGATGGAGTATGTGGAAGAATTGATGCACTCCGGCGCTTTAAGCCAGGGGGATCTGATAGAAACGGTGAAGACCCAGCAGATCGAAATCTCCAAGCTGAAAAAAGAAAATAACTTTCTGAAGTATACCCTGTCCAACGCTATGCAAAAGGGATTTAAACCATGA
- the lgt gene encoding prolipoprotein diacylglyceryl transferase gives MNLLAVQFPPWLKAEIIPGLPFRWYGLMYIVAFGIAFLLYRKQVRERHFPMSEDDLSGLFFWGILALLVGARVFATFVYETRDIYRRQPWLIFWPFQNGRFTGLQGMSYHGGVIGGALSILIYSAVKRFDFREIGDMYAASIPLGYTFGRLGNFINGELYGRVTTGTLGIIFPYAQPLSPQESWVREAAEKTGVTIPGGSTLVNLPRYPSQLFEALFEGLILWLIIWIWRNRKPFKGFLLSLYLGGYGIFRFFIEYFREPDSDLGYRIQLIPTTLSPAQAHPPLCFSTGQVFSFCMVLLAIVWFFIARKLPDNEAVRIYPDAPDPSKPPTAEELQERENMRKNRRKLRKRLK, from the coding sequence ATGAACCTACTTGCCGTACAGTTTCCCCCATGGCTGAAGGCGGAGATAATCCCCGGCCTTCCCTTCCGTTGGTACGGGCTCATGTATATTGTAGCCTTTGGTATCGCTTTTCTGCTCTACCGTAAACAGGTGCGGGAAAGGCATTTCCCCATGAGCGAAGATGATCTTTCGGGGCTCTTCTTCTGGGGCATCCTGGCCCTGCTGGTTGGCGCCCGGGTCTTTGCCACCTTTGTCTACGAAACCCGGGACATCTACCGCCGCCAGCCCTGGCTGATATTCTGGCCCTTCCAGAACGGCCGCTTCACCGGTCTCCAGGGCATGAGTTACCACGGCGGTGTTATAGGCGGCGCCCTGTCGATCCTGATCTATTCGGCGGTAAAACGGTTTGACTTCCGGGAAATCGGCGACATGTACGCCGCCAGCATTCCCCTGGGCTACACCTTCGGCCGCCTGGGAAACTTTATCAACGGCGAACTCTATGGCCGGGTAACCACAGGCACCCTGGGGATAATCTTCCCCTATGCCCAACCCCTTTCCCCGCAGGAAAGCTGGGTCCGGGAGGCCGCGGAAAAAACCGGCGTCACCATTCCCGGCGGCTCCACCCTGGTGAACCTGCCCCGCTACCCCTCCCAGCTTTTCGAGGCCCTCTTCGAAGGGTTGATCCTCTGGCTGATCATCTGGATCTGGCGGAATCGAAAACCCTTCAAGGGCTTCCTGCTCAGCCTCTACCTGGGCGGCTACGGTATCTTCCGGTTTTTCATCGAATACTTCCGGGAGCCCGATTCCGATCTGGGTTACCGCATCCAACTCATTCCCACAACTCTCTCCCCCGCCCAGGCTCATCCGCCCCTGTGTTTCTCCACCGGTCAGGTCTTTTCCTTCTGCATGGTACTCCTGGCCATAGTTTGGTTCTTTATCGCCCGCAAACTTCCCGACAACGAAGCGGTGCGTATCTATCCCGATGCTCCGGATCCGTCAAAGCCGCCTACTGCGGAAGAATTGCAGGAAAGAGAGAATATGCGGAAAAATAGGCGGAAGCTGAGGAAGCGTCTCAAGTAG
- a CDS encoding DUF6941 family protein, whose translation MKTEIFTFCDFAQENGGKLTIVGTFDTIIARNFPCVHPQLAVVIRIRFDMWEFNTHSFRIETLDLNGELNIEPINGHVDVHGEGSAAAIAHLVFTFSNLHFANQGVVNFVLYIDNKELSSIPLHIRKGQG comes from the coding sequence ATGAAAACTGAAATATTTACATTTTGTGATTTTGCCCAGGAAAACGGCGGTAAACTTACCATAGTGGGGACCTTCGACACAATCATCGCCCGGAATTTTCCCTGCGTCCACCCCCAATTAGCAGTGGTTATCCGGATTCGCTTTGATATGTGGGAATTCAACACCCATAGTTTCCGGATTGAGACCCTAGACCTGAACGGGGAGCTGAACATTGAGCCCATAAACGGTCATGTGGATGTCCATGGGGAAGGAAGCGCCGCCGCCATAGCCCATCTGGTGTTTACCTTTTCCAATCTGCATTTCGCCAATCAAGGGGTGGTGAATTTTGTCTTATATATTGATAATAAGGAACTAAGCTCCATACCCCTGCATATCAGAAAGGGCCAGGGATGA